The segment CGGGTCGACGTTGATCTTCGCCAGTTGCTGGTCATCGTAGGTGTAGCGGAACAGCGCCACGTTCAGGCGCAGGCGTTGGTCCCACCAGTCAGACTTGGCACCGATCTCGTACTGCTCGATGGTTTCCTCGTCGAAGGAATTGCCGAACACATCACCGTTGAAGCCGCCGCTGCGGTAGCCCGTCGAATATTTTGCGAATACGTTGATGTCATCGGTGAGCTGATAGGCGGCGTTGATCATGCCGGAGTTGTTGCTGAAACTCCTGCTGCCACGCGTACCGTAGACGGCCGTCGGCACCGGCACGCCATCGAAGACCGGCACACTGGGCGGCGGAGCCAGGGGGTTGCCGGCGTCGGCGAACAGGTAGGTGACCTTCTTTTCTTCGACGGTGCGGCGCGCACCCAGCGTAAGGGCCAGGCGATCCTCGAACGTGGCCGGACGCCAGGTGAGCTGTGCAAAGGCAGCTTTCGCACTGGTCTCGTTATCGAAATTCCGTGCTCCGATGCCACCGACCGGAGCGGCATAGGCCGCCAACCCGCGGGTCTTGCCTTCGTCCTTGAACCAGTACAAACCGAGCACGTAGTCGATCTGACCGGCACTGCCGATCATCTGAAGCTCTTCGGACCACTGGGTGTAGTCGACGTTGGCCATTCCTACCGCGTAGCCGACACCGAAGCGATCTGCAGCGTTCCACACCGTCGCCGTGCGCGCACGCATTGCGGATCCAAACAACGGATTGGCCTGCCCCGCATAAAGTTGATAGAGCGCGCCCAACGTGCTGTCGTTCACGAAGCCCACCCCGGTAGCAGGGTCGATGCTGTTGTCGAAACCGTCGAGATCGGTCAGCACTTTCTGCTCTACCGTGCGATAACCACTGATCGATTTCAACGTGACATCGCCGAACACAGCGACATCCTCGAGATCCCATTTCGCAATCAGACTGTGACCGTCCCCCTTGCTTGTCGCGTAGCCGTCGACATCGCTGGCACCGTGGCCGGGACGTGCTTCGCTGCCCAGGCCGGCGAGAGCAGAACGAGCCTGTTGCACCGAGCCGTACCACCGCCCGAAGGTAGGATCGGCGGCTGCAGCCGCAGCCAGCGGGCCAGCACTGCTGTTCAACGCAGCATTCGCAGCACTCAGATATCCGTCCAGCGCCGTGACACGGGAGACGCCCGCCAGGTTCACGGGTGTCACACCCACCGGATATTGAAGCGACTGATATTCGTCGATCTTGCTGGTGTCGTAGCTGTAATCGACCGCGATGTTTTCGCGCAACTGCCACAGCAGCGCGAGCCGCCCGGCACGCCGGTCGAGGTTGTCGAAGTCATCGCGCGCGCGGTTACGGTTCTCGTACAGGGCGTCGCGCTTGCGCAACTGCGCACCGATGCTGGCAGAAAGCGTTCCGGCGCCTTCGTTTTCCACACCCAGCGCCGGAAGATCCAGGTAGACGCGCGCACTGCGCAAATTGTGATTGCCCACACTGGCGGTCAGCTTGCCGCCAAACTCCCCGGAGGGACGCTTGCTGATGAAGTTGACCGCGCCGCCCGTGGAGTTACGGCCGTACAGGGTACCTTGCGGGCCACGCAGTACCTCGATGCGTTCGATCTCGGCCACATCCAGTGCGGACCCGAGCGTCTTGCCGAGGTAAACACCATCGATATACATCGCGTTGGCAGGGTCGAACGAGATATTGGTGCTGCCGCTGCTGACGCCACGCAACGAAACCGAAACGCTGCCACGCTTGTCCGGGGAATCGAAGCCGTTCATGTTCGGAACGATCGAAACGATATCCCCCATGCCGTTGATGCCACGCTGGGCAATGGCATCGGCGCTGAATGCCGTGATCGAAATCGGCACCTTCTGCAGGTTCTCCTCGCGCCGCTGCGCGGTGACGACGATCTCCTCGAGGCCTTCGGCTGCAGCCACATCGTTGGCGCACATCACGCCAAGGACGGCAACGGCAAGCAAGGAACGGGCAAACCGGTGACGGCTCATGGAGCTCTCCTGATTATTGTGCGCGGGGACCCAGTCTATAAGGCTGCGGGCATTCCGAGCCAGACTATTCGAAGACATTGAAATTCCGGCTTGCCGTTTCGTGCACGCACCCTTGCCGAAACCGCCAATCGCCGCCAACCCTGACCATGACAAGAATGACGCACCCGGCAGCGCGTACGCGGTGGACCGTCTAGACTCTGCACGCAAGGCGCAGCACGAACAGGGGTAGAGATCATGGGAATCGCGGCCATCGCCGTACTGGCCATCGTGGTGCTGGCTGCCGTCTATGCGGTCATGCTCTACAACGGGCTGGTGCAGCTCAAACACAACGTGACGCGCGCCTGGGCCAACATCGACGTGCTGCTGCGCCAGCGTCACGACGAGTTGCCGAAACTGGTCGAAACCTGCAAACAGTACATGCAGTACGAGCAGGAAACGCTGACGAAGGTGATGGAGGCACGCTCACGCGTACAGGCGGCGCAGGCCTCCGGTGACATGCGCTCGCTCGGACAGGCCGAAGGCGGGTTGCGCAGCACGGTCGGCAGGCTGTTCGCGCTCGCCGAGGCGTACCCCGAGCTGAAGGCAAACCAGACCTTCCAGCAACTGCAGACGCGCATCTCGGCACTCGAGGACGCCATTGCGGATCGCCGCGAGTTCTACAACGAGTCGGTGAACCTGAACAATATCCGCATCGAACAGTTCCCCGACGTGCTGATCGCCCGCCGTTTCGGCTTCAAGGCAGCAGAACTGCTGGAATTCACCGCGCCGGAGACTGCGGACGTCGATATCGGCTCACTGTTCCGCTCCTGATCCGTGCCCGTACGCCGGACCCGCCAGATCGCGGCTGCCCGTCTGCACGGCCCGGCGTGGCTGGGCGGCTCCGCACAACTGTTCGTCTTCGTCGGCGCCGCTCAGGCCGACCGCCCTGCCGTGTGGCCATGGGCGCTGCTGCTGATCGCTGCGATCAGCGCAGTCGCCTGGGCGGCCAACTATCGCCGCTACCGCCAGATGCGCGATCTGCCGACCTCGCGCATCGCATCGGCTGCGCAGGGCTACGTCGAGCTGTTCGGGCGCAGCGAGGCGCTGCCCGAGTCGGGGACCACCAGCCGTTTTCGCCAGACGCCGT is part of the Pseudomonadales bacterium genome and harbors:
- a CDS encoding TonB-dependent receptor, translating into MSRHRFARSLLAVAVLGVMCANDVAAAEGLEEIVVTAQRREENLQKVPISITAFSADAIAQRGINGMGDIVSIVPNMNGFDSPDKRGSVSVSLRGVSSGSTNISFDPANAMYIDGVYLGKTLGSALDVAEIERIEVLRGPQGTLYGRNSTGGAVNFISKRPSGEFGGKLTASVGNHNLRSARVYLDLPALGVENEGAGTLSASIGAQLRKRDALYENRNRARDDFDNLDRRAGRLALLWQLRENIAVDYSYDTSKIDEYQSLQYPVGVTPVNLAGVSRVTALDGYLSAANAALNSSAGPLAAAAAADPTFGRWYGSVQQARSALAGLGSEARPGHGASDVDGYATSKGDGHSLIAKWDLEDVAVFGDVTLKSISGYRTVEQKVLTDLDGFDNSIDPATGVGFVNDSTLGALYQLYAGQANPLFGSAMRARTATVWNAADRFGVGYAVGMANVDYTQWSEELQMIGSAGQIDYVLGLYWFKDEGKTRGLAAYAAPVGGIGARNFDNETSAKAAFAQLTWRPATFEDRLALTLGARRTVEEKKVTYLFADAGNPLAPPPSVPVFDGVPVPTAVYGTRGSRSFSNNSGMINAAYQLTDDINVFAKYSTGYRSGGFNGDVFGNSFDEETIEQYEIGAKSDWWDQRLRLNVALFRYTYDDQQLAKINVDPDTGRTSTSIMNGGLAKRWGGELELVVVPVEDLLLGINYGYIHGDFDRFAPTCGSTACIDADRLAKRPNSAGNQFSLTVDYTFAHLDFGDLKGHLAAYWQDKSYTSALTTGTFTNNATHTASVVAYDATVLDERTLVNARLSLDRIAIGQGTMMVALWGKNIFNQDYNTMVINFATLGPITQLYGEPRTYGLDVTYEF
- a CDS encoding LemA family protein, yielding MGIAAIAVLAIVVLAAVYAVMLYNGLVQLKHNVTRAWANIDVLLRQRHDELPKLVETCKQYMQYEQETLTKVMEARSRVQAAQASGDMRSLGQAEGGLRSTVGRLFALAEAYPELKANQTFQQLQTRISALEDAIADRREFYNESVNLNNIRIEQFPDVLIARRFGFKAAELLEFTAPETADVDIGSLFRS